The DNA sequence TCATTCCTCATTCTTAGTTTTCAATTTCTAACTATACTCGATTCCTAATTCCTGATAGAATCTCAGTGATTACTTAGACGTTAGAAGCATAAAATGCGATCGCAACTACGCCACCTAAAAGGATAACCGCTAAAGCACCCCAAATAACATAATTACGCTTTTCGTTTTTGCTAGGGGGTTCAGCCTGATACACTTTAGGCTCGTTAGCAAAGTTGTTTAATCTGCCGCCGTCTTCTGTAGTATATGGCATAGTATATAACCTCATGTAAAATGACTTTAGTGTGATTATATTCAATCACATACTTATTGTCTAATAAAAATGACCAGTTAAATCTTAAGTTTTACCTTTTGATGTTATTGCTTCTTTCTGACATCAATCACACTGCCACGAAAATTATAATTACTGCCGTCTAATTCTAAGACTGTACCAATTTTTACTTTTTGGTTGGCTAAAATTGCGCCATCATTAGTCATAGAACCTTTACCATTCATGTATAGAATCATATCTGTACTTAAGGCGACAATGGGACGAGGGTCTGGCAAGGATTTTACGCTACCATCAGGTTGAGTCGCAACTACATAATTAGGTAATTCCTCCACAGACTCTATATTTAAACTTCCTGCAGGTTCATTTCTGACAATAATTTTAACGGAAGAATTTTCTAGTGAACCAAGAAACTCTTGAGGATTTTTGACGCTTAAACCCCTTACTAACAAATTTAATTCTATAGTATCTCCTCCACTACCCACTTGTGCGATCGAACCTTTTGGACCGGGTACAATAAAAATACCAATTAAAACTAAAACTATAACTGCGATCGCACCTAAGTCTAAAATATTAATTTTGCCGAATAAACGACCTTTTGAGTCGATAATTTTCATACAATTTAACCATCAAAAATGACTCCTCAAAATATATCATAACCTGAGGGGAATTGATGATTTTTTCCCCCAAGAGTCAATTTCAGGCTACAACCGCTTCAAAAGCAATACCTTCAAGGTTAAAATTAGCATAGTTATTGATAACATTATTTGTTTCTGGTTCGCTCGTATATAGGTAACTACCCATTACATCATTATTTTGGAAACGGGAAATGACATCCGCCATTTGTGAGCCTTGAGGATAAGCATAAAAAGCAATTCCTTCTTCCACAAAGTTAGGATAGTTTTCTCTGATAGACTCGCTTTCTGAATCTCCTGCATAAAGATAACTGCCTGGATAATCGAGATTTTGAAAACGATTAAAAGTAATTAAACCATCTTGAGGAGTTGTGGAAACATAAAAAGCTAATCCTTCTTCTACAAAATTGGGGTAGTTTTCTCGGATAGATTGACTCTCTGCTTCTCCTGCGTAAAGATAAGCACCTGTATCATAATTATTATTGCGAAAACGGTACATTGGTTGATTTAAAACCGTTTCAGGAGAATTACCTCCAGCAAAAAACCCTCGTTTCAGAATAACACCATTTATCGCA is a window from the Cyanobacterium sp. Dongsha4 genome containing:
- a CDS encoding DUF4330 domain-containing protein, encoding MKIIDSKGRLFGKINILDLGAIAVIVLVLIGIFIVPGPKGSIAQVGSGGDTIELNLLVRGLSVKNPQEFLGSLENSSVKIIVRNEPAGSLNIESVEELPNYVVATQPDGSVKSLPDPRPIVALSTDMILYMNGKGSMTNDGAILANQKVKIGTVLELDGSNYNFRGSVIDVRKKQ
- the psb34 gene encoding photosystem II assembly protein Psb34, with protein sequence MPYTTEDGGRLNNFANEPKVYQAEPPSKNEKRNYVIWGALAVILLGGVVAIAFYASNV